One part of the Terrimicrobium sacchariphilum genome encodes these proteins:
- a CDS encoding class I fructose-bisphosphate aldolase, producing the protein MKTFRLHRLFNAKSQRCFDVAIDHGFFNEHAFLSGIEDIGKAVETLVAAAPDAIQLTVGQAPVLQSIPGRQKPSLVLRTDVANVYGKELPTHLFSRMIENPVEQALRLDATCVVVNLFRIPNQPEVTDQCIQNILKIKPDCDRYGMPLMIEPLVFQPNEKAGGYMVDGDPEKILPLVRQAVELGADIIKADPTDDVSVYHKVVEISGRIPVLVRGGGRAADAEILQRTEDLIGQGVAGIVYGRNVIQHPNPAGMTKALMAIVHDGATASDAAAFLR; encoded by the coding sequence ATGAAAACATTCCGACTCCACAGACTTTTCAACGCGAAATCCCAACGCTGCTTCGATGTCGCCATCGATCATGGATTCTTCAACGAGCATGCCTTTCTCTCCGGGATCGAGGACATCGGGAAAGCCGTGGAAACTCTGGTCGCAGCCGCGCCCGATGCGATCCAGCTCACAGTGGGCCAGGCTCCGGTCCTGCAATCCATCCCGGGCCGACAAAAGCCTTCGCTCGTGCTTCGCACCGACGTGGCCAATGTGTACGGCAAGGAACTCCCCACCCATCTGTTCAGCCGGATGATCGAAAACCCCGTTGAGCAGGCATTGCGCCTCGATGCCACCTGCGTGGTGGTGAATCTGTTTCGCATACCAAACCAGCCGGAGGTGACGGATCAGTGCATTCAGAACATCCTGAAGATCAAGCCGGACTGCGATCGCTACGGCATGCCGCTCATGATCGAACCCCTGGTCTTCCAGCCCAATGAAAAGGCAGGCGGCTACATGGTCGACGGCGATCCGGAGAAAATCCTCCCTCTCGTCCGCCAGGCTGTCGAACTGGGCGCCGACATCATCAAAGCCGACCCCACCGACGACGTCTCGGTGTACCACAAGGTCGTCGAGATCTCGGGCCGCATCCCCGTGCTCGTGCGCGGCGGTGGGCGGGCGGCGGATGCGGAGATACTCCAGCGCACGGAAGATCTCATCGGGCAAGGCGTGGCGGGAATCGTCTATGGCCGCAATGTCATCCAACACCCCAACCCCGCAGGCATGACGAAGGCGCTCATGGCCATCGTTCACGATGGGGCAACCGCGAGCGACGCCGCGGCCTTCCTCCGATAA